The following are encoded in a window of Myxococcales bacterium genomic DNA:
- a CDS encoding transposase, whose protein sequence is IDQYVRWYNEKRIHSALGYRTPNEVEAAYLTLKAA, encoded by the coding sequence CATCGACCAATATGTCCGCTGGTACAATGAAAAACGAATCCACTCGGCGCTCGGTTACCGGACGCCGAACGAGGTCGAAGCGGCTTACCTCACCCTAAAAGCCGCCTAA
- a CDS encoding ATP-binding protein, whose translation MINRDITTELRQSAAEYPVVTILGPRQSGKTTLARMTFPNKPYFSLEDPDVRMAADIDPRGFLGRMEDGGILDEVQRLPALLSYIQGLVDKTGKRKRFILTGSHQPQLHEAISQSLAGRTALLTLLPFSLNELRRYDPAPNPFDLIHRGFFPRLHEEKLEPRRFFNGYLQTYVERDVRALIQLRDLSQFQKFLTLLAGRVGQVVNLASLGNDVGASSTTIRSWLSVLQASYVVFELPPFFENVRKRVIKSPKIFFTDVGLAAFLLGIHSAEQAFRDPLRGNLYENLVIADIFKSALNKGIRPEIYFFRDSHGNEVDLLIREKGVLTPVEIKSAATFSKDFVKGLEWFRALGIKRTTAGAVLYSGEQSFDVRGVQVFNPLQVKDIWKTLTEHSPKGMQ comes from the coding sequence ATGATCAATCGCGACATCACCACGGAATTGAGGCAATCGGCCGCGGAATATCCCGTGGTGACCATCTTGGGTCCGCGTCAATCGGGCAAGACCACCCTGGCTCGGATGACGTTTCCGAACAAGCCGTACTTTTCGCTCGAGGATCCGGATGTCCGCATGGCGGCCGACATCGATCCGCGTGGATTTCTTGGTCGGATGGAGGATGGAGGTATCCTGGACGAAGTGCAGCGGCTTCCGGCGCTGCTCTCCTACATCCAGGGCCTCGTCGACAAAACCGGAAAACGCAAGCGGTTCATCCTGACCGGCAGCCATCAACCGCAACTGCATGAGGCGATCAGCCAGTCGCTGGCGGGTCGGACGGCTTTACTGACCTTGTTGCCTTTCTCTCTTAATGAACTTCGCCGTTACGATCCGGCGCCGAACCCCTTCGATTTGATCCATCGCGGTTTTTTCCCCAGGCTTCACGAGGAAAAGCTGGAACCGCGCCGATTTTTCAATGGCTACCTTCAGACCTATGTTGAGCGAGATGTCCGCGCCCTGATCCAGTTGCGCGATCTCTCTCAATTCCAGAAATTCCTCACCCTGTTGGCCGGCCGGGTGGGACAAGTCGTCAACCTCGCCTCGCTCGGCAATGACGTGGGCGCTTCCAGCACCACAATCAGAAGCTGGCTCTCCGTATTGCAGGCTTCTTATGTGGTCTTCGAACTGCCGCCGTTTTTCGAGAACGTTCGGAAGCGAGTGATCAAGTCGCCCAAGATATTCTTTACCGATGTGGGGCTCGCCGCATTTCTGCTCGGCATCCACTCGGCGGAACAGGCGTTCCGTGACCCTTTGCGCGGGAACCTGTACGAGAATCTCGTTATTGCGGACATTTTCAAAAGTGCGCTGAACAAGGGCATCCGACCGGAAATATATTTCTTCCGGGATTCTCACGGCAACGAGGTCGACCTGCTCATCCGGGAAAAAGGCGTTCTCACTCCGGTGGAGATCAAGTCGGCGGCCACGTTCTCCAAGGATTTCGTCAAGGGGCTCGAATGGTTCCGGGCATTGGGGATCAAGCGCACGACAGCAGGCGCGGTCTTATATAGTGGTGAACAGTCGTTCGACGTTCGGGGCGTACAAGTGTTCAATCCGCTTCAGGTAAAGGATATCTGGAAGACGTTGACCGAACATTCCCCAAAAGGCATGCAGTGA
- a CDS encoding carbohydrate-binding domain-containing protein, producing MNQHFSRLLLLLLVLAVFSCGGSDDDDSSDDDSGSGDDDTGDGDDDAGDDDDDAGDDDDGSDDDSGDDDSGDDDDDSGDDDDDDDNDDDDDNDDDDDDDDNDDEMFTERDLEQIPDLSDAVYIVLSSGEDVTINAEGVYVISGNVTDVTIFVEADDEAKVQLVLNGVNVTNVDAPVVYVKTADKVFVTTAAGSSNYMEVTGTFVPDGTTTPDAEIFSKEDLTLNGTGSLEIVSAEGNGVTSKDDLKITGGTLVLTTALDSLEANDSIRICGGEMTIDSDKDALHSEYDEDDTVGFIYISGGTLNITAADDGIRGTSYLQIDGGTIHVTTSREGMEATYIEINSGDINIYASDDGVNATEKSTAYSVMIVVNGGTSYVRVGPGDTDAFDSNGDIYINDGTITVIAPTSAFDCNNIGEINGGTVTVNGVVITEITCEGGPPTPPGTV from the coding sequence ATGAATCAACATTTTTCCAGGCTTCTATTGCTGTTGCTTGTCTTGGCCGTTTTTTCCTGCGGCGGCAGCGACGATGATGACAGCAGCGACGATGACAGCGGCAGCGGCGATGACGATACCGGCGACGGCGACGATGATGCCGGCGACGACGATGACGATGCCGGCGACGATGATGACGGCAGCGACGATGACAGCGGCGACGACGACAGCGGCGACGATGATGACGACTCCGGTGACGATGACGATGATGACGATAATGATGACGACGATGACAACGACGATGACGACGACGATGACGACAACGATGACGAAATGTTCACAGAGCGGGATCTGGAACAGATACCGGATTTGTCCGATGCCGTGTACATCGTGCTGAGCAGCGGCGAAGACGTGACCATCAACGCGGAAGGCGTCTATGTCATTAGCGGCAACGTAACGGACGTGACGATCTTTGTGGAGGCGGACGACGAGGCGAAAGTGCAACTGGTGCTGAACGGGGTGAACGTGACGAACGTTGACGCGCCGGTGGTGTATGTCAAAACGGCGGACAAGGTCTTCGTGACCACGGCGGCCGGCAGCAGCAACTACATGGAAGTCACCGGAACCTTTGTGCCGGACGGGACCACGACCCCCGACGCGGAGATCTTCAGCAAGGAAGACCTGACGCTGAACGGCACGGGAAGCCTGGAGATCGTTTCGGCGGAAGGAAACGGTGTCACCTCCAAGGACGATCTGAAGATCACGGGCGGCACCCTGGTCCTCACCACCGCCTTGGACAGCCTCGAGGCCAACGATTCCATCCGCATCTGCGGCGGCGAGATGACCATCGACAGCGACAAAGACGCGCTGCACAGCGAGTACGATGAAGACGACACGGTCGGATTCATTTATATCTCCGGGGGGACGCTGAATATCACCGCGGCGGATGACGGCATCCGGGGAACCAGTTATCTCCAAATTGACGGCGGAACCATTCATGTCACCACGAGCCGCGAAGGGATGGAGGCGACCTACATCGAGATCAACAGCGGAGACATCAACATTTACGCATCCGACGATGGCGTCAACGCGACGGAGAAGAGCACGGCCTACAGCGTCATGATCGTGGTCAACGGCGGGACGAGCTACGTCAGGGTCGGACCCGGCGACACGGATGCGTTCGATTCGAACGGCGACATCTACATCAACGACGGCACGATAACCGTCATCGCCCCCACCTCGGCGTTCGACTGCAACAATATCGGGGAGATAAACGGCGGCACCGTCACCGTGAACGGCGTGGTCATCACCGAGATCACTTGCGAAGGAGGCCCGCCGACTCCTCCGGGGACCGTGTAA
- a CDS encoding carbohydrate-binding domain-containing protein yields MTKHFSRLLLLLLVLAVFSCGGSDDDDSSDDDSDSGDDDAGDDDAGSDDDNAGDDDDDDDDDNGDDDDDDDDDDNDDNDDNDDDMFSDRDLEQVPDLSDAQYLTLSSGQNKSITEEGVYVISGNVTNATVIVNADDEAKVQLVLDGLTVTNEDSPVVYIKAAGKVFVTTTAGSNNYMKVSGTFVPDGTTNPDAVIFGKEDLTLNGKGSLKIISAKGNGVTSKDDLKITGGTLVVTSAWDSLEANNSIRICGGEMTIDSDKDALHSEYDEDDSVGFIYLSGGTLNITAADDGIRGTSYVQIDGGTIKVKSSREGIEATKIQINDGDVDVYATDDGLNATNKSSAYSVVIEINGGNTYVKVGNGDTDGLDSNGRIVVNDGTLDVEAQNPFDCSQAQFNGGTVIVNGSPVTQITCEDFPH; encoded by the coding sequence ATGACTAAGCATTTTTCCAGGCTTCTTTTGCTGTTGCTCGTCTTGGCCGTTTTTTCCTGTGGCGGCAGTGACGATGATGACAGCAGCGACGATGACAGCGACAGCGGCGATGATGACGCCGGCGACGACGATGCCGGCAGCGACGATGATAACGCCGGCGACGACGATGACGACGACGATGATGACAACGGCGACGACGATGACGACGACGATGATGACGACAATGACGACAATGACGACAATGACGATGACATGTTCTCGGACCGGGATCTGGAACAGGTTCCGGATTTGTCCGATGCCCAGTACCTCACGCTGAGCAGCGGCCAAAACAAGTCCATCACCGAAGAAGGCGTTTACGTCATCAGCGGCAACGTAACGAACGCGACCGTTATCGTGAATGCGGACGACGAGGCGAAAGTGCAGTTGGTGCTGGACGGCTTAACCGTGACGAACGAAGACTCGCCGGTGGTGTATATCAAGGCGGCGGGCAAAGTCTTCGTAACGACAACGGCAGGCAGCAACAATTATATGAAAGTTTCCGGGACCTTTGTGCCGGACGGGACCACGAACCCGGACGCGGTGATCTTCGGCAAGGAAGATCTGACATTGAACGGCAAGGGAAGCCTGAAAATCATTTCGGCCAAAGGAAACGGCGTCACCTCCAAGGACGATTTGAAGATCACGGGCGGTACTCTGGTCGTCACCTCCGCCTGGGACAGCCTCGAGGCCAACAATTCCATCCGCATCTGCGGCGGCGAGATGACCATCGACAGCGACAAAGACGCGCTGCACAGCGAGTACGATGAAGACGACTCGGTCGGATTCATTTATCTCTCCGGGGGGACGCTGAATATTACCGCGGCGGATGACGGCATCCGGGGAACCAGTTATGTCCAGATTGACGGCGGAACCATTAAAGTCAAGTCGAGCCGCGAAGGGATCGAGGCGACTAAGATCCAAATCAACGACGGGGACGTCGACGTCTACGCGACCGATGACGGCCTTAACGCAACGAACAAGAGCTCGGCCTACAGCGTCGTGATCGAGATCAACGGCGGGAATACCTACGTCAAGGTCGGCAATGGCGACACGGATGGGCTCGATTCGAACGGCAGGATTGTCGTCAACGACGGTACGCTGGACGTCGAAGCCCAGAATCCATTCGATTGTTCGCAGGCGCAATTCAACGGCGGCACCGTCATCGTGAACGGTTCACCCGTCACCCAAATCACTTGCGAAGACTTCCCTCATTGA
- a CDS encoding methyltransferase domain-containing protein, producing MPLTPDTIMSQALAFMGSRVLLTAVELDVFTRLAQGPASADELAAELNATPRGIAVLLDALVPMGFLVKEQGKYHCPPDAAAFLTKDSPRSLLPMMLHGARGWHRWANLTDTVRHGRKAAPTTSYDQTSAEQANFIGGMHVIASRLARTIVAAAGTGSATRLLDIGGASGSYTQAFLEASPGLTATLFDLPPVVEIARRRLAATSVADRVTFAAGDFYRDELPPGHDLALLSAIIHQNSPEQNVELYRKAWRALVPGGRLLIRDHVMNEDHTGPAAGTLFAVNMLIGTLGGGTYSYAEIKATLEAAGFARSALIQPDEKMTGLIEAFKP from the coding sequence ATGCCGCTGACTCCCGACACGATCATGTCGCAAGCGCTGGCTTTCATGGGTTCGCGAGTGCTCCTCACCGCCGTGGAACTGGACGTGTTCACCCGGCTGGCCCAGGGGCCGGCGAGCGCCGATGAACTCGCCGCCGAGTTAAACGCCACGCCGCGCGGCATCGCCGTTTTGCTCGACGCCCTGGTGCCGATGGGATTTCTGGTCAAGGAACAGGGAAAATATCATTGCCCGCCGGACGCGGCGGCGTTTTTAACGAAGGACTCGCCGCGGTCGCTATTGCCGATGATGCTGCACGGCGCGCGGGGTTGGCACCGGTGGGCGAACCTCACCGACACCGTTCGGCACGGCCGGAAAGCCGCGCCCACGACTTCGTACGATCAGACGAGCGCGGAACAGGCGAATTTCATCGGCGGCATGCACGTCATCGCCTCCCGGCTCGCCCGGACCATCGTCGCGGCGGCGGGAACCGGATCGGCGACCCGGCTGCTGGACATCGGCGGCGCGTCCGGTTCCTACACGCAGGCCTTTCTCGAAGCCTCGCCCGGCCTGACCGCGACGCTGTTCGACCTGCCGCCGGTCGTCGAAATCGCCCGCCGACGGCTGGCCGCCACGAGCGTGGCGGACCGCGTCACCTTCGCGGCCGGCGACTTTTACCGCGACGAACTGCCGCCGGGGCACGACCTGGCGTTGCTGTCGGCCATCATCCACCAGAACAGCCCGGAGCAGAACGTCGAGCTGTACCGCAAGGCCTGGCGCGCGCTCGTGCCGGGCGGGCGGCTGCTCATCCGCGACCACGTGATGAACGAGGATCACACCGGCCCGGCCGCCGGCACCCTGTTCGCCGTGAACATGCTGATCGGCACGCTCGGCGGCGGCACCTATTCCTATGCGGAAATCAAAGCCACGCTGGAAGCCGCCGGTTTCGCCCGCAGCGCCCTGATCCAACCCGACGAGAAAATGACCGGCTTGATCGAAGCCTTCAAACCGTGA
- a CDS encoding family 43 glycosylhydrolase gives MNRAAMRKVLFTIGLLLSWSVAASAQTPQYGDYIDLPGSGYPADPDVIESGGTWYLYPTNSNTTIECWTSADLETWAYGGVVWGPAEPGAWNDNNIWAPDVWEDDGTFYLYYAANNKLGVAVADDPLGPFVDVYDHPLIGGGYGGSINNAIDAEMFRDDDGSLYLYSTGYFPFGALRVFPLADPVTVGGPWRFLFMANPLSWEGTVNEGPFMIVHEGVYYLMYSGNGANTPQYGIGYATADNPLGPFAKYECNPILKSDADYDFWGPGHHSLTIGPDGDWRMFYHTKLNSEINWERDIRQNKVAFTDDGQLYVDLGLGEPEPLDDDDDDDNDDDNDDDDDSGNDDDDDDDDDNDDDTADDDQTDDDGADDDDADDEVTPGDEADDDEDEAGCGC, from the coding sequence ATGAATCGTGCGGCGATGCGGAAGGTGCTGTTCACGATCGGGTTGCTGCTGTCGTGGAGCGTCGCGGCCTCGGCCCAGACGCCGCAATACGGCGACTACATCGATCTTCCCGGTTCGGGCTATCCGGCCGACCCCGACGTGATCGAGTCCGGCGGAACGTGGTATCTCTACCCGACCAACAGCAACACGACGATCGAATGCTGGACCTCCGCCGACCTGGAAACGTGGGCCTACGGCGGCGTCGTTTGGGGGCCGGCCGAGCCCGGCGCCTGGAACGACAACAACATCTGGGCGCCCGACGTCTGGGAAGACGACGGCACGTTCTACCTGTATTACGCCGCCAACAATAAGCTCGGCGTCGCCGTGGCGGACGATCCGCTGGGGCCGTTCGTCGATGTCTACGATCATCCGCTGATCGGCGGCGGCTACGGCGGCTCGATCAACAACGCGATCGACGCCGAGATGTTCCGCGACGATGACGGTTCGCTGTACCTGTATTCGACCGGCTATTTCCCGTTCGGCGCGTTGCGCGTGTTTCCGCTGGCCGACCCGGTCACGGTCGGCGGCCCATGGCGTTTTCTGTTCATGGCCAATCCGCTGAGTTGGGAAGGCACCGTCAACGAGGGGCCGTTCATGATCGTGCACGAGGGCGTCTACTACCTCATGTATTCGGGCAACGGCGCGAATACGCCCCAATACGGAATCGGCTATGCCACGGCGGACAACCCGTTGGGGCCGTTCGCCAAGTACGAATGCAACCCGATTCTGAAGTCGGACGCCGACTACGATTTCTGGGGTCCGGGCCATCACTCGCTGACCATCGGCCCCGACGGCGATTGGCGGATGTTCTACCACACGAAACTCAACAGTGAGATCAACTGGGAGCGGGACATCCGCCAGAACAAGGTTGCCTTCACCGACGACGGGCAGCTTTACGTCGATCTCGGCCTGGGCGAGCCCGAGCCGCTGGATGATGACGATGACGATGACAATGATGACGATAACGACGACGATGACGACAGCGGCAACGACGATGATGACGATGACGATGATGACAACGATGACGACACCGCGGACGACGACCAGACGGACGACGACGGCGCGGACGACGATGACGCGGACGACGAAGTCACACCCGGCGACGAGGCGGACGACGACGAGGACGAAGCGGGCTGCGGTTGTTGA
- a CDS encoding OmpA family protein: MRRTIVVGAIGLFILFLALGMTGKSAMAQGGTYIGLEQVTNDDFIDLYPAVSPNSQFIAYMSYQKSPNTGKNFDIFIKEIATGATQRLHDDAADDAFPAWSCDGQAIFFDAYRRVDKRAVWFQKVGGGTVAKVTNIPKAAFEADCHPDGRRVVFTAIEKSDDIDVPDNGQFWKEWRSGQPNLYIINADGSELKDLNIQGINPKWSPDGSHIVFASNASGNFEIYTVRADGSDLLRLTTREANDIEPAWSPDGSTIVFVSNENKNWNLWLIKADGTGLSPLTDHEGFEGGPRWGTDGYIYFHSDRNGNWDIWRLKPSGYKPDRDGDGIPNQVDQCPDDPEDIDGYKDEDGCSDPDNDNDGVLDAVDRCPGDIEDADGFKDEDGCPDPDNDNDGILDKDDRCPNEAENFNFYQDEDGCPDDAPIVKGALLHVTFAPGNTRLAGENNVAVLIALVEGIKRMPKAKIVLKVYTDTVSQKANPALTDRRAKALVAFIVDHGINPDQIAGLGMGDAEPVATSRTPSDRAQNNRVVIEVTGK; encoded by the coding sequence GTGAGACGCACGATTGTTGTCGGCGCGATCGGGCTGTTCATTCTTTTCCTGGCACTTGGAATGACGGGAAAATCCGCCATGGCGCAGGGAGGCACTTACATCGGCCTGGAGCAGGTAACGAATGACGATTTCATCGATCTCTACCCCGCGGTCTCACCCAATTCGCAGTTCATTGCCTATATGAGTTATCAAAAATCGCCGAACACCGGCAAAAATTTCGACATTTTCATCAAGGAAATCGCCACCGGGGCGACGCAGCGCCTGCACGATGACGCGGCCGACGACGCTTTTCCGGCCTGGAGCTGTGACGGCCAGGCGATCTTCTTCGACGCCTACCGGCGCGTGGATAAACGCGCCGTCTGGTTCCAGAAAGTCGGCGGCGGCACGGTCGCCAAGGTCACCAACATTCCGAAGGCGGCTTTCGAAGCCGATTGCCATCCCGACGGCCGACGGGTGGTCTTCACCGCGATCGAAAAAAGCGACGACATCGACGTGCCCGACAACGGACAGTTCTGGAAGGAGTGGCGGTCGGGCCAGCCGAACCTCTACATCATCAACGCCGACGGTTCCGAATTGAAAGACCTCAACATCCAGGGCATCAATCCGAAATGGAGCCCGGACGGCAGCCACATCGTGTTCGCGAGCAACGCCTCGGGCAACTTCGAAATCTATACGGTCCGGGCGGATGGCTCCGATCTGCTGCGCCTGACGACGCGCGAAGCCAACGACATCGAACCGGCCTGGTCGCCCGACGGCAGCACGATCGTCTTTGTTTCAAACGAAAACAAAAACTGGAACCTTTGGCTGATCAAAGCCGACGGCACCGGATTGTCGCCGCTCACCGACCACGAAGGGTTCGAGGGCGGCCCGCGTTGGGGCACGGACGGTTACATCTATTTTCATTCGGACCGCAACGGCAATTGGGATATCTGGCGCCTGAAACCGTCCGGCTACAAACCGGACCGCGACGGCGACGGCATTCCCAATCAGGTCGACCAATGCCCCGACGATCCCGAGGACATCGACGGTTACAAGGATGAGGACGGCTGCTCCGATCCCGACAACGACAACGACGGCGTGCTGGACGCGGTGGATCGCTGCCCCGGCGACATCGAGGACGCCGACGGCTTCAAGGACGAGGACGGTTGCCCCGATCCCGACAACGACAACGACGGCATCCTCGACAAGGACGACCGCTGCCCGAACGAGGCCGAGAACTTCAACTTCTACCAGGACGAAGACGGCTGTCCGGATGACGCGCCGATCGTCAAAGGCGCCTTGCTGCACGTGACTTTCGCGCCCGGCAACACGCGGCTGGCCGGCGAAAACAACGTCGCCGTGTTGATCGCGCTCGTCGAGGGCATCAAGCGCATGCCCAAAGCCAAGATCGTGCTCAAGGTCTACACCGACACCGTTTCGCAGAAAGCCAACCCCGCGCTGACCGACCGGCGCGCCAAGGCCCTGGTGGCGTTCATCGTCGACCACGGCATCAACCCGGACCAGATCGCCGGCCTGGGAATGGGCGACGCCGAACCGGTCGCCACCAGCCGTACGCCGAGCGACCGGGCGCAGAACAACCGCGTAGTGATCGAGGTGACGGGTAAATAA
- a CDS encoding DUF92 domain-containing protein, giving the protein MPFSLHLFGDPLHAAAINLLLGLLFFQTKILTRGGLIACWMAGLPTYLAFGWPGFLILLVFFTAQDLAVRFTMREATRRKRSITDRKLTPKTFGGIFVPSILSGLAAVILLFSTNPTSQFLCQLAFMASLSTFLGDLISTEFGQVYGKRTFQLITLERVRVGTRGGVSVEGSIAGGVTVLFCTVMSYGLFQAGGFVIPLHELGVKEIIIVIFASVLANHIESVISGVMAQFQRKPNKMALSFIGIVIGVLLALFFTSLPEG; this is encoded by the coding sequence GTGCCGTTTTCATTGCACCTGTTTGGCGATCCGCTGCACGCGGCAGCCATTAATCTCCTTCTCGGGCTGCTTTTTTTTCAAACCAAAATTCTGACGCGTGGCGGCTTGATCGCCTGTTGGATGGCGGGGCTGCCGACCTACCTGGCGTTCGGCTGGCCCGGTTTTCTGATTTTACTGGTATTTTTCACGGCGCAGGATCTGGCGGTTCGCTTCACGATGCGCGAGGCCACGCGCCGCAAGCGGTCCATCACCGACCGGAAGTTGACCCCGAAAACCTTCGGCGGCATTTTCGTGCCGTCGATCCTCTCCGGATTGGCTGCGGTCATTCTGTTGTTTTCCACCAATCCGACATCGCAATTCCTTTGTCAGTTGGCGTTCATGGCGTCGCTCTCGACCTTCCTCGGCGATTTGATCAGCACGGAATTCGGCCAGGTTTACGGCAAGCGCACGTTTCAGCTCATCACGCTCGAACGGGTTCGCGTCGGGACGCGCGGCGGGGTCAGCGTGGAAGGCAGTATCGCCGGCGGGGTGACAGTCCTGTTCTGCACTGTGATGTCGTACGGCCTTTTTCAGGCGGGCGGTTTCGTCATTCCGCTTCATGAATTGGGCGTGAAGGAAATCATCATTGTCATTTTCGCGTCGGTGTTGGCCAATCACATCGAAAGCGTCATCAGCGGCGTGATGGCCCAATTCCAACGCAAACCCAACAAGATGGCATTGAGTTTCATCGGCATCGTCATTGGGGTGTTGCTGGCGTTGTTCTTCACCAGCCTGCCGGAAGGGTGA